TAAATTTGTCGTCGCCTTTCAGCTCACCGATCTCTGGATATCCATCCCTGCATCACTGCTGAAGACGAACCTGATTGCATCTCTGAAAGGATTCCTCGGGCTCCCATGTATAACCTCCTCCTTATTGGCAAGCATTAGGTAGGTGATTTTCAAGTGCTTCTGGATTTGCAGGCAGCTTTTAACGTTGATCTGAGAACCCTATTGTATTCCCTGTAACCAGAGTGCAAGCCTCTCTCTAAAACCTTCCCTGCCTTAAATCTTCCTTTGCATCTTCTGTGTTTGTGGTTGGGCTAGgggagtgtattttttttttttttttaatgttgtggCTGATGTGTGCTTTTGGAGAAGGATATTCCCCCACTGATCCCTCCCCTGTTCTGCAGAACAGCTATAAGCAGTGCCGTACAATTACCCTCAGTGTGGATAAACAACTGTTTCACTGCCTAGCCTATAGGGCAGGCTGTTCACTcttttatgctttaattttctgGTGCCTTCCTCAAAGCTGCAGACCAGGATCTTGCCCACAAACTAAATTCTGCTTTGGTTCCAGAGATGGCTAACAGAGGACCAAGCTATGGCTTAAGCCGAGAAGTTCAGGAAAAGATTGAACAGAAATATGACCCGGAATTAGAGTCCAGGCTGGTGAACTGGATTATTGTACAGTGTGGAGAACAGATAGAGCACCCTCCTCCTGGAAGGCAGCATTTTCAGACCTGGTTGATGGACGGGACGGTAAGCGTTCTGTCTAATTCTGCATCTACATGACTTTATGTTCACCATGAGTTTGTATTTATTATCATGTGTCCTTAGTTTCTGTGTTCATCTTGGCTAAACTGGTCTGTGCTCATGGCCAGTGCAGAAATGTGTATCTTAGCATCTGAGTGATGCCCTTTTGACTGGGAATCTTaatctgagaaaataattattctacCAGTGTACTGGGATTAGTACAGTGCTTATGATTCCTGTGAGTCATGCACATTACATATGAGTATGACTCATTCCTTCAGCGCCTTTTCTCATGCAGTTAAATgagatctgtttttaaaattagatgtACAATTTCGTCTTCGAGAAATCATCATAGTcgacattaaaaaaaaaaaagcgaatAGATACAGAAAAACTGGTGGACTGGACTATGTCAtaactgttttcttgtttgggaATCATTCTGTAGCTAAAACATCATGTTGTGTTGGTTTACTGAACAACAGGCagatgctgctgtttgcagtggGCTGTAGGAATACGCTAATCATTGAATCTCTGCCAAAGTGACTGTAACAGTATTTCAATTGacattgcttatttttttggCTCAGGCATGTGGTTTCTTCTCAGTCATTATATAACCTTTACCACTGATTGCTTTGTTGTCTCTAGCAGATTAGGATTTACTTGGTCAGGCTATTGCCATCAGTTAATGAAACTCTAATGCATTTCTAATATACTTTGATTATTATAAATtctcttatttgtttttaatcaaagaagTTATGTCCCTGACAGAAACTGGCCAGgtcaaaagcattttgcagcatCGTTTCATGTGCAGAAATTGCCTTCTACTTTGGTGACTTCTTTatacttctgtttctgtgtttctctctcAGCTGTTATGCAAGTTAATAAACAGTTTACATCCAAAGGGAAATGAGCCCATTGCAAAGATCTCTGAATCAAAAATGGCTTTCAAGCAGATGGAACAAATTTCCCAGTTCTTAAAAGCTGCTGAAATCTACGGAGTAAGAACAACAGATATTTTCCAGACGGTGGATTTGTGggaaggtaaaaataataaactggaAGCCAGTTTGCaatcttcattttactttgctttGATGTGTTGTAATGGTGCATTTTGTCTAAGGCATATTCTCTAATGTAAttatcttttgtttctgtttgccttATCTCATTACTGTGTTCTTCCGGTGGTGCATTATCTCCTCTGAGAGATTTATATTACCCTGAGGGCATAATGGAGCTTTTCCAAGCGCATGTGTTATCCAAAAGCCCATCATTCTGACAGAAGTCTGCAGACCTAATAAAACAAATGCTCTCTATGCTAATTATTTCCAAGTAAATAACTTCTAATAGCATGTATGGAAAACCCTTATTTTGTGACGACAAGCTTTTATTGCAGTTTTCAAATTATAAGCAAAGCTCAAATTAGAGCTATAAAATGCATTGCCAGGAGCAGATATGTCTCTATAGAGCTAATGAGGGCTCATCTATGACTAGCAAGAAGTATAAACCACTGCTAAAATCATGTTAGCTGAGCATCTCTCTGCAACAGTACAATCTTTCTAGAAAGGTCACTATGGCAACAGCAAAAAATCCAGAGTGCCCTTGTAGCTTTGCAGAAAGCCAGGTGAAGGCTCTCTCCATCCCATGCACAAAGTGGACACCCTGTGTTCCAGTTGCAGGAGAGCTGAGTCACTTCTGTGGTGATGCACCCCTTCCTGGTGCTCTAGCAAAATACACGCTGTATCCTGCGTCTCCAGATGAGGCGATGCAAAATGCTTTGTGTAAGGGCTCAGAGCAAAGACAGCACCAgggcagagaaaagcaggtgTGCAGAAAGTGAAACAGGGAGAAATCTGCCAAGAGACTGAAATGGTAAAAGGAGGAGAACAATCCATGGAGAAAGGTGGAAAAGGCTGGTCAGTGTAGTTAGTACAGGAATGCACGTGGAGCAAAAAGAGTGGGTTCTGTTTCCACAGGCTGATGTGGAAAGGATCACTCCTCTGAAGGACAGCTCGAGGCACAAAGGACGAGGGAGCACTTTGCAGATGAGTTAGAGGGGAAGGATGTGCTGACAGCTGGCATTGCTGGGATCTGTGATGTTCTCAGGGTACCGGATTTCCTTGACAGATCCCACCTTGGGCACAAGGGCTGGATTGTTTCTTCCAGGTCAGTCCTTTGTGTTTCATCCAATACACCtttaaatgaaaggatttttaCTTCCCTGGAGTAAcaccctcctccccagcctggcaggcTGTTGAAAGGGAAGCTTCATCTATCTCATGAGGGATGATAGCTCGTTTCAggtgttttcctttgctgtcaTCTGCATCTTGTAATGGCTTTGCACAATTAAACTGAAAGAACAACATGCTGATCTTTATGATGAAAAGCACTtgcttttaagagaaaaaactCCTCAAGGTGGTAGCCCTCTcctcattttcttgctttttctcatcACATTTCTTCAGCAGATGTAAGGGAAAAAACTGGTAACTTCCAGATGCCAGAAAGTCAAAACACAACTCAAAACCCAGGAGTGAGACATACCGGACTTTTCTCCAATGTTGTTTTAGGACTTCCCAAAACTAATGTGCGTCTCCTCACTTCCCTATTCTCTCTGCCCTTTCTTCTCGCCCCTAACCATAGCTCTGACCTCCAGCATCTGTGCTGCCtcggggctggagcagctgaacCTGGCTGCATTAGCTAGACAGAGAGGATGGTatctttttcactgtttcataATTACAGTATTCCTAtgcttaataaaatattaccaGGCCATAACCTGTTTAGAAAGAGAGGGAACATCAGTGTATGTTTATAGGGAAAGGAAATTACGTGTCTCTGACAAAACAGTTTCTCTCTGGCACTGATTGTTTTCTGAGAGCTTTTGCTTTGAGATTCTTAGTAAtgattaatgaaaatgttttaggaTGCAGTCTGCTGTTGGCTGTTTCAAACTTACTCGGTCCatctgttgtatttttcttcatctctgtgaCTTCTCTGTCCAAGAGAGCCATCATCTCTTTTGGTCCTTTCTTAAATGTACCGGGCTGAGCAGCTTTCCCTAATCCATGCCCAAGAGAAGGATGTTAGCTGTTTTTTACAGACACTCCCAGGTATGTTTCCAGACAGGTAAGAGGCAGATGTATCTCTGGATGCTTGCCCAGCCGGCACAAAGCAGTGTTTCAGGGATACGGAGCAGAGCGGTTCTCCCTCAGTGGGTCCAGGCCTTCCCCTTTGTGGCCCTGGAGAGGAAGGCCTTCAGGCCAGGTTTCCTCCAGAGACACCAAGACCCTCTACGAGGCTGTTCAAAGCACGCTGTGAAGGATGAAGGATGGGATGGTGAATGTCACAAGACAACAGAGACTCGGGGTCGTTCCTCGCCCGCAGCATCTGCCACACGCATTGCGGGGGCCCTGCGAAGCGGGGCCTCGGCCGCTGCTTTGTTTCATCACGTGGCAGCAGGCTCCTGCCCGGGCCCTTCTTCCCCTGCCGTGTCCCCCCCTCGCTGCTGACAGATAAAGTGGAGCGTGGAGCATGGAGGAGGCTGCCAGATGGCTCTGCCGGGCTGATCATGATGTTTTGCTACCcgtcttttgtttctctctcttt
The nucleotide sequence above comes from Oxyura jamaicensis isolate SHBP4307 breed ruddy duck chromosome 1, BPBGC_Ojam_1.0, whole genome shotgun sequence. Encoded proteins:
- the TAGLN3 gene encoding transgelin-3, which translates into the protein MANRGPSYGLSREVQEKIEQKYDPELESRLVNWIIVQCGEQIEHPPPGRQHFQTWLMDGTLLCKLINSLHPKGNEPIAKISESKMAFKQMEQISQFLKAAEIYGVRTTDIFQTVDLWEGKDMAAVQRTLMALGSLAVTKDDGCYKGDPSWFHRKAQQNRRGFSEEQLRQGQNVIGLQMGSNKGASQSGMTGYGMPRQII